From the genome of Malus sylvestris chromosome 13, drMalSylv7.2, whole genome shotgun sequence:
TTGAATTTTATCCGAGAAGGCATTTGAAGCATTAGAATTGCTATTGAAAGACATAATTTCTTGTTGCACTATGTTAAGATCACTTAGGATcttctgttttctttctttgactgAACCAAACACCACACGACTCCAGTTTCTCACAAGGAAATAAAACTTACCTAAATAGCCCCTAAAATGGTCAAGAGGGGACAACCCCTCATAGCTGCTCCAAGTCCCCTTCACAAAATTTTTGAAgtcacaaaaataaaacaaaaatcagTGAGCCATGACTAGCGCACCTGATTGAAAACTAGACGCATTCCACTCACAAGAGTGATAAAGtgaaacaaaacaattaacgTAGCAAAATACATTTAAGTCACACATAGTACATcatgataagaaaaaaaaaagtctttcacATTCGCAGAACATGTGTAGAAAGGctagtatatgtaatttttgCACTTACAAACAATTACCCATGTGCAATTTGTGTATAATTTATATACAAGTTACATAATCTAATCTATAAAGATTACAACTTTACAAATTACAGTGTACTTTAAATCAGATCAAGGTTGTGGGTAACTCTTTCCAGCTCGAGATTGTAGATATATCTGACGTTGGTGGTGAGGGTAACCAATCCTCTTCTAAACTTTGTTTGAATCATTAAATCAAATCAAGATTACTTATTGTTTATGGGGTCTGAAATTcttcattaataaagaaaaaacgaAAAGTTAGAATATGTTCTCGTTCTGATCGAGAAAGCAGACCGACCAATCACAAGAATTTGAACGTCTTGTCTCACCTCACGCACACGCACGCCACCACTTCCACAACAAAAAACAACTTACATGCCTCGAACGGTCAGACGACTCTCCCATGTGCTAATTCAAAACTCCCAACTGGTAAGAAGCACGATCAAGCGACGCAACCAAACCGGTTGCTTTTACGCCACAACAATTTCGTCAACCAAAGCCTTCTTGTTTGTAATCAAATTATTGAAATTATTGTTTTCTTGGGCTCCTGCAACTTGTCGGAGTATTCAGCCATGGATTCTGCTTCTGTGAAAACGTTCCTGCTCGATGTTAGAGCTTCTGCGAATTCGTTGTTGTCGCAGTACGAGCCTCTGGTTCTGGTTTCTGCTCCTCTCTTTGCTCTCCTGGTCGCTTCCACGCTTCAATCGGCTATCCATGGCCTGCAGGAGAAGGGACTCAAAGCCACACTCCTAGGGTTCTTCATGAGCTTCATCAAGTCAGTGACCTTTCCGCATAATAACACTCAGTTCTGCTaatatttgttaattttggatATAATCCGTAATTGTAATTGTtgggttttgtttaatttgGTAAACTGCAGGTTGGTTCCTGGCGTCAAGAGTTACATCGACGCTGAGAAGCAAAAGGTctgttttttatatataaagatttcatctttaattcaatttcaattttattttttgatttcTGGTGCCAATTTATGCATTTTCTTGGGAGATGGAATATTAGTGCCCACAGAACTTTGCATTTTGTTGTCTCTTGGAAGATGAACATTCAATGCAGTTTGTTCAGAGGCTGTTGATGTGCAGTCAATAGCTCAGctgtgatttattttttattcttaagGGTTTTAGTGTATTAACTGTCTGAACTGGTCCCCCTCCCCTTAGTTCTTAACTGcaaagaattgaattttaaaGGGGGATTAATCTTCCTGAGACAATTTTCATCTCATGGCGGTAACATTTGGTCGGAATTGTGGATGTTGTTGAACAAGCAGGTTGTGGATAAGTTACAGTCTGGTGGTAAATCTGGAAGAGAAAGTTGGAGAACTGAATTGCCTAGCTCGGGGTTGGGAGTGGGAGTCATAGAGAAAATGAAAGATGAGAAAAGTAAAGATGTGGCTTGGCAAGGAAAATGCTCGGGTGCAGTGTATGTCTGTTATTTTTGCTGTGAAAATTGATGTTGAACTATTCATCAACACACTCATGTGTGCgtatatgatttttttattgtgGGACATCCTGAAAATTAGGTATGAGAACATGCCATTGATCGCATGGTGAAGTCAATGTGATCAATGGCGCAAGTCTCTGTTGAGGAGGTGTTGTGTATCTTTGTTGTGCACAAGAAAAACACCCTCATATGTATGTGTATTGATCGAGATTGTATTTATTTTCTGAGCTGAAGCTTGATTGTTTTTGGGTTCTTCTTTGCAGCTACATTGGGGGAAGCGAGGTTGAAGGACATTTTTCTGTAATTAATGAGGCATGCTCAATGTAAGTAGGATTATTTTACAATATGTACATTGGAGAAAGTGACTCATGTTTTACCTCTGGTCTGAACTTGTTTAGATTTGGCTTTCAGGTTTGCACATACCAATCCATTGCATATGGATGTCTTCAAAAGTGTGGTACGGTTTGAATCGGAAGTTGTTGCAATGACTGCTGCACTGCTTGGAAGTAAAAAGAAGTCTTCTGGAGGACAAATATGTGGAAACATGACATCCGGAGGAACTGAAAGTATATTATTAGCTGTGAAATCATCACGAGATTATATGAAAACCAGGAAGGGGATTAAGAAACCTGAAATGTATGCCATGTTACACTTCTCTATACTAACTGTTGTAGCATGTGAGGTTATTTATGTAACTAATTTTATTCCAGCGCAGGATAATACCTGAATCTGCTCACTCTGCATATGACAAGGCTGCACAATATTTTAACATCAAGCTCTGGCGTGTCCCTGTAAATAAAGAATTTCAAGCAGATGTCAAAGCAATTAGAAGACACATTAATAAGAACACCGTTTTGGTAATGTGATGTTCATACTTTCACCTGTATCACTGGTAACATATTCTAATGAaattttgttgtattttattGGATCCAAAAGAAGAAAGTCATCTCCATTTAACACATCGTACAATAATGGTGCTTTTCCTAACTTAAAGTTCTCGGTTGAGTTAAACTGACCTGGATTATTTTGATGCTGCAGATTGTGGGATCTGCACCTGGTTTTCCTCATGGCATTGTTGATCCTATTGAggtatttgatttttttcagaGGGGAgtgttttaaattaatttttgggAAGATCATTTGATCTTAGCTTTAGTTGTGTTCTCTTAGATTAAGAACTTCGAACTGAGAAAATATTGGAACTTCTTATACAGGAGCTTGGTCAATTGGCTTCTAGCTTTGACATCTGTCTGCATGTTGATCTTTGTCTTGGCGGCTTCGTATTACCTTTTGCTAATAAGCTCGGGTATGTTTTGGGTCTGCTAGaaaatttttgtttataactTTGGCTATctgaaattataatttttaatcgtTAATTTATCTATCGCAACTTTTATTTCAGGTATCCAATTCCACCCTTTGATTTTTCAGTGAAAGGAGTGACTTCAATATCAGCAGAtgtacataaatatgggctGGCTCCTAAAGGAACTAGCACAGTTCTGTACAGAAACCATGACATCAGAAAGGTTATCTACTGATGTTGGCGAAACTTTCAGAAAGCATTTGTTTGCATTTGATATAGCCTTCCTAatgtgtttttattttcatgtcgGTTCATTGGAATGCTGGGCTTTATGGCTTTCTATTTTCCATCTCAGCATCAATTTGTTGCTGGTAAGTTTTCATCAGAAAACAATGAATATCCAGTTAATGAGTTTTTCATCTGTTTTGGTTCATGAGTATTGTTTACTTAAGTGTACAGTAGGAGCTATCATTTGTGCTTCATATTCAAAAGCTATTGCAgaaattggaatttttttttttaatttgttgtgtaaagcgggagccttgtgcactgggtacgacctttttgtTCTGACGGACTaagagcgcaatggcgttctaggattcatatggctgaccccacttagtgggaaaaggctttcttgttgttgttgttgttgttgttgttattgttgttctGACAGACTAAAAGAGGAGAAAGAGTATAAGTAGAATAAATAGTTTTATTATTTGCTGGAGTTAACTTATATAACAATTGCTGATTTTTGTGTTCATCTTGTTTTTATATCCATGTTGCAGTTACCGAGTGGTCCGGAGGGCTATACGTGTCTCCAACCATAGCCGGAAGCAGGCCTGGTGGCTTGATTGCTGGGGCTTGGGCAGCTATGATGTCTTTAGGGGAGGAAGGTACGAATATAGTGGCCAGACCTTTCTGCTAATCTGAATATTTCATCAAATTCTTGTCTTGTGATTGATTATGTTTATTACTTTCCAACATTCTATAGGGTACTTGGAAAACACAAAAAACATCATGGAAGCATCAAAAAGACTTCAGAAAGGGTATTGTTTCCCTTTTTCATCAGATAAGGGTGTATTTGTTGTTCAGTTATTTTGTCTTCCTTGGGGGATTGGAAGCAGGGGTATTGATCTTCTGATAATATGGCAACTTTATGTGCAGAATAGAGGAAATTCCGGAGCTGTTTATCATTGGAAAGCCAGACATGACAGTTGTAGCATGGGGATCTAATGTTGTTGACATATTTGAAGTCAATGATATCATGTCATCTAAAGGCTGGCATTTGAATGCATTGCAAAGACCCAACAGGTAGGCTATGTGCGTATGTTTGTGTGGCTGCGTGTGTGCATGCGTTTGCTTCATGATTAGTTAACACGACAGTCAAGGTGTGAAACTTAATTCTTTTGTCTAATGTGCTCGACTCAGTATTCATATCTGCGTGACGCTTCAACATGTACCCGTCATTGATGACTTTCTCAGGGATCTAAGGGGATCCGTGAAAACTGTAAGTAGTTTTAAACTTCGCAAAATACCAAACCATCTCTACCATTTGATCACACCCCACTTTCATTCTGTACCGAAACCCGTTTATGCGTACATTAAttatctgttacctctttcaggTCAAAGAAAATCCAGGACCGATAAGCGGAGGGCTAGCTCCCATTTATGGTGCTGCAGGGAGGATGCCGGACAGAGGTATGGTTCAGGAGTTGCTGGTAAATTACATGGACGGTACATGCTAGTGATGCTCTCTGTCCACATTGTTTCTCATGCTTCATGTTTTGTGCCAGAATTCTTTGTTCACGTTGTAAGAAAATTATGTTTCcaaaaaaaaggaataagaGACCAAAATCCATTTGTTCATTTTCTACAATTTAACCTCATGTTTGTGCCAATTTAAGGGTTCATTGTCTTAAAGACTTCCATGAAATATAAATGCGATCGTTTGCTGGAGCCTCCACAATTGTTTGTAAAATTGCACTGCGCAATCGTATGCAAATGCTTCCGTAGGAAGCAGAAGCACCTCTGTTTGTAAGTGCTTTTGCTTGAAGcgtttcaaaagaaaaatttgtttttaaaataaaacactTGTAAATATCTGAAAAAACACTGCCAGAAGCGATCTTGGTATATGAAAACACGTTTAAGCCCTTCTAAAAGCGTTGCAAATGGGGCTTCAGGCTAAATTCTTTGGTTTGTACCTACAATCAAATATCTAAATAACAAGAATTAGATTGATCTGATTCTCTTTCCTTCTATTTTAAAGCTCTATGATTCCTTCTTTTTCCCATTTTTACTCAGCAAACACGCCATAAATTCTTTGCTTTGCACATCACCTTTTTGCCGGTAACTGGTTCCGTTCAAATTCCGAGTTTTATCACCGGCTGCTATGGCGGTACAAATCATGAAGTACGTTCGCAAAAATGTATATTTCTGTTATGTTTATTGATGGCAGTAATCTGCAGCTCATGTATAATGGAAGGATCAAGAAAacataaattcaaaatttttgatAACTATGATCACCAAGCAAAGTACATAATCGATCTTATAAGTTACATTCACCATTCAGATAGATTCATAAGAGGAATCAATGCCTCTTTTATTCATCTGTTCCATTCATGTTCTTTGATAATCATTACCAACAAGTAGAATCTCACTCTTACAAATAATATTGAAATCTGTAGGGAATCACTAATCAAGCGTCACAATTTGA
Proteins encoded in this window:
- the LOC126596870 gene encoding sphingosine-1-phosphate lyase — protein: MDSASVKTFLLDVRASANSLLSQYEPLVLVSAPLFALLVASTLQSAIHGLQEKGLKATLLGFFMSFIKLVPGVKSYIDAEKQKVVDKLQSGGKSGRESWRTELPSSGLGVGVIEKMKDEKSKDVAWQGKCSGAVYIGGSEVEGHFSVINEACSMFAHTNPLHMDVFKSVVRFESEVVAMTAALLGSKKKSSGGQICGNMTSGGTESILLAVKSSRDYMKTRKGIKKPEMIIPESAHSAYDKAAQYFNIKLWRVPVNKEFQADVKAIRRHINKNTVLIVGSAPGFPHGIVDPIEELGQLASSFDICLHVDLCLGGFVLPFANKLGYPIPPFDFSVKGVTSISADVHKYGLAPKGTSTVLYRNHDIRKHQFVAVTEWSGGLYVSPTIAGSRPGGLIAGAWAAMMSLGEEGYLENTKNIMEASKRLQKGIEEIPELFIIGKPDMTVVAWGSNVVDIFEVNDIMSSKGWHLNALQRPNSIHICVTLQHVPVIDDFLRDLRGSVKTVKENPGPISGGLAPIYGAAGRMPDRGMVQELLVNYMDGTC